In the genome of Anabaena cylindrica PCC 7122, the window TCTCTAATCGTTTTTAGCAGAGATAGTAACTGAATCTTGGATTTCTTGAGCAAAGTTGCGTCCAACAATCTCTCCCAAAAACTTTAGTTCTTCTTGTAACAGAATATAGCCTAGCTGTCCGCAATCAGCAGGTTTGCCACAAAACGCTTTTGTGAAGTAACCATCAAAATCCGGCAAATGCCACGGTTCAGTTTCAGAACTGGGTAAAAGTATTTCGGGTTGATTCTCTCCTGGTGCAATCAGAATTGGAAAAATCCAACAAGTGAAGGGTTTATAATACCAGCGATGTAACCCTTTTGCTTCTGCTAACAATTGCAATCCACAGCGTCCATCATCAACAGTAAAAACACAGACTGTATTTTTGAAATGCTGGGGATAATCTTTAACAAGATTTGAAAAAGGTTTTTCTTTTACTGCTGTTTTCTTAATCGAACATATACCTTCCCATTCCTTATTCTCAACTGTAAATTTTTCATACTCTTTATCATCAATAATTACTTCTGCTGGTAAATCAAGACCGATAGCTTTAAAAAAATCTGCTTCTTCTTCAACAACTCTTTGAATAACTTCAGCAGTTTCTTGATTGACATTAACTCCATTATAACAACACATACCATGACAGCTAGACAAGGAACAATGCTGACGATGCTGCTGAAATGAATCAATGTCAAGAGTGGACTGACTAAGTTCATCTTTGCAAGTTTTCTCTGTTTGGGGGTAAGCCGTAAAATTCAAAAATTTTTCTGTCATATTATTATTGGACATTATAATTTAGTTCCATTAATTTCTTTGAGTTTACAATTAAAGTTTCATCACCTTAAATACCTCTGAAATATTGTAATTATATTTGATAATTAGAGTTGCAAATAATCAAAATATACCAGATTTCAGCTTCAAGATTTAACTAGTTCCGTGGGTTTAAGTCCCCCGGTTCTATAATCGGCAAGTTTTGTGTTGGGGTTAAATCCCCATTACGAATTACAAATTACGAATTATTTTAATCTGGTTTGCCAGGTAAATCAAAACAATGAATATCTTCAACTTCATTTAAAAGATTGATTAATTCTTTAGCTGACTGTAATAAGGCTTCTTTAGCAGATAAACCAATAATTTTCTCTTGCTCATTAATTTGTAGTGATGCTTCTTCTGCTAATTCCAAGTACTTGTAATCTAAGGTTAATTCATCTCCACAATGGATATCATGCAGAGCAAAAAAGAAACCAAGACATGACAAAAGGTTAGGATTATTGGCATGATTAATATAATCTGCTTTGTCTGGGTTTTGACTACAGCATAAAAAGTAATGACCACCCCATCTCATTCCAGCATTTAGAGGGAAGTTATCACTTTTTTTCAACTCTTCTCGATACGGTTCTTCCAGAATAACTCTGTCGATAGTAGAACCAGTTATGGGAAGGAAAATCACACTTCCTTTGGGAGCAAAATCTAAGCTAAATAATCCTTTTCCTGCATTGGGAATATTAGATTTTTTAACTTCTGTTTTAATGCATAACACAGCCTATCCTCCTTGATTAACTTATCTAAATCATTACCTCAACTAAAGTATCTGGTTTTAGCATCTTCAGATGCCAGTCAGATATTTTCTCACCGGGTATTAAGACAGGAACGCATGGAGGAATTATTTTGATGCTGTTGCAGCTAACCATTCCCTTTGCTTCTTCTAGATAAAGTGTCTTTCGTTGCTGTGCCAAAAAAGCCTCTCTTGGTAAACAACCCATAACCGGAGTGCGAACCAAAAGACGATCATCAAAAAACTGTCTTTCTTCTTTAGCAGCAAGAGTTTTGTAAACGTCTGCAAGGACTTGGGCTACATAGACAAAATCATCATCAGTATTTTGAAATGAGAAAATTAGTAATACCCCTTTTTGATTTAAGTATTCATAGTCAACGCTACGTTCAAACAAAAGTTTACCAATTTCTTCACCCGTAGTGCGATCGCTATAAAGAAATATTTTGAGAGGATCACTAACCTGGGAATCATAGGTTAAGGCATTTCCCCAACTATCCAGCAGACATCGTAAGTTATCACAATTGCGGGCAGCTTTTTGGAAAATAGATTTTCTTTCATCTCCAAAAGCGAGCCGAATAGCTTCTTCTATACTCAATAGCAACAAGTTACTCCGAGATGTTGTTTCCAACAGCGACAGGGCTGTAAGTACTTCTGCTTCCGTGATTGTTGAAGTTTCAGGTAAATGAAGTAAGGCTGTTTGCACCAAACTACCCACAAACTTGTGAAGGCTATGCACAACCAAATCAGATTCTTGAGACAGCGCTGATAACTTCTCCTCCTCTAAAAAAGGAAAATGAGTACCATGTGCTTCGTCGATGATGAACTCAATATTTTGACTACGACAGTATTTTGCAATTTTCCCCAAGTCAGTCGTGATGCCATCATAGCTGGGATGTGTTAAAAAAAGTGCAGTAACTTCTCCTGCCCTTGTTTCTAATGCTTGAATAACTTCTGCATCTGTTGGCATTAACGAACGTGATGGAATAAAGAATGGTTCTATTCCAGAAAGAATAAATCCATTAATGATTGACAGATGACTATTGAGACCAATGGCAATTTTTTGGTGTCTTCTTGCTAGAATTGCACAAGCAATTAAAATCCCTTGGGTGGCTCCTCCAGTCAGGAAAAAGGTACGCTTAGTTTTATATAATCCAGAAATATAGTTTTCTACATTGTCAAACTTGTCACGGTTAAAGAAAGGCAAATCATAAGCGTAGATGCGATCGTCAAAATATTCAGATACTCCTCTAACCCCTTGATGTGCAGGAGTGTGGAGTCTAACTTTTATATCTGGGTAATGAGATGTAATCATCTGATAAGTAGACAATTTGCCATCCATATCGCTTGCTTTAGGTTCCATAAGCCTGCTGTTTGACCTTTAATTTACTCAGTTTAAGAGCATCCCAAAATTATAAAAATCCTGTTTAGTTAAGCCAGTCTAATTTTGCTATTCTCCACAGGAATAAATTTACCAAAATGGAATGCTCTTTTTCCTTCGTTTTGAGTTTTGCTGACAACTGTGAGCAGTAACTGAACAAATTCGATATTAAAGAAAAATTGGCTCTATTGGGGGCATAGGACGTGTTGTGGCCTCAGGGGCAATTCCATGCCGTAAAGCCAGGAGTAACCCAGAAGCTTCCATGTAACTATTCACGTAGTAAATTTTTCTCTGTTCATGGTCAATTCCCAGAATAGAAGGAGTTACTTCATACTGAGTGTAATTATCCCGAACCAGAATAACTGGAATATTTTGCTCAAGAGAGGCAAAGAAGGGAATATTGCCTACCGAACTCTCTGGCATCACCACTGCTGAGACATTTTCTACAGAAATTCCCTGACATCCTGATGGCAATGAAGTATCAAATTTTGCTAGACGTGGGGAGCGGGTTAATCCTTTCAAAGTCGAACAGAGAAATGAACTAGAAATTAACTCTGCACCATCTCGTGGGTCTCCAAGAGTCCCAAACATGGTATGAGCTTCATCTAAAAGTAGTGGTGAATGGGCAGCAGTAAAAGGATAAAAATTCGTCGTCATGTGGGTAAGAATTGCCTCTGCTCCTCCCCAAGGATTTGGTATAGATTCTTTGTTGTAATACTGCTGTCGAACTTCATCCTCAACTAAGAGAGTGGTGGAAAAAGCAACAGCATTGGTGTCTGTCTGAGCAACAATATCTAAGGCTTTCATCAACTCGTCAATGCCCTCAAATTCTCCAGAGGCATGACCATAGGGGGAATAAGTACATTTGGTGCTTACTTGTCCACCTGTTACTACTACAGGATCAATATTGATTCCTCCAACAGTTCTCAAAGCATTGAGAGCATTAAGAATATTGTTCAAAAATTTCTCTTGGGTTTTCTCAATAATCACACCAATTTTGGTGCGAGTTTCTGGAATTAGAGTGGTATGTCCCAACAAAAGATGGCAAATTAAATTTCCTTCTAGGTAAAGAACATTGTCACTAGCGTAATAGAGGTCAGAAGCTGTAACCGAATTGGGATTAACAACTAAATAATCACAAGCTTTGGCTAAAAGATTCACACTTGGGGTAGCATCACCAGCAAAACCTCCTATTTCTGCCCGGACTCCTGTGGGGATAATGCTGACAGCGACAAAAGGTTTAGCTGAAGATATTTGACGAGGACGAATATTTAATAAGGAAGGCCAGACAGGTTTTCTATCTGTTTCCAAAAAACTGCTTTCAAATACTAACTTATTTTCTCGAACTGCCGTTAATATCAACCTGATTGGTGTTCCTGGTAGTCCTAGCTCTCCAATTCGATGAGCAATTTCACTCCAAGTTAGTTGCTTAGGAGAACATTCGATTTCAAAATCTTTGGTAATAACTTGGGACACAGTTTCAACCACATTACTAGCTCCAGACTCCACTTATACACGAAATTGAACATTGATAACAAAGATTAAAAAATTTTAAGTATTTATATGGCTGTAAGTTTATATAATTACAGCAGAATTCAGGAGTCAGGGGTAAAACTGGCTTCATGTATAGGTTTCAATTTAGATTTTGTACCTCCTAACTACGCAAACCGCCATATTTAATTGATACTATTTCTCAATAAGTTTCCATAAAAAATCCCCTGTCAAAGTATCAACTAGGCAGGGGGGTTTCAATTAGAGTAAGCCACAAAATAAATGATCCTGTTTTGTCATGCTGAGTGTAGCAAAGCGAAACGAAGCATCTCGGAGGATTCTTCACTACACTTCGTTCCGTTCAGAATGACATTGGGCATTTCTTTTTGTGGAGTTCTCTTAGCTAACTACTGCTTCTGCTTTTGCCTTCACTGGTACATAAGGTTTTTCTGCACCTTGGGCTAAATATGCGGCTAATTGGCTTTCTATTTCATCACGCACAATTTGCCGATATTCCATAAAATGCTCAATGTGAGCGCAGGTAGAAACGTACTGTTCGATAACTTTGGGGTTATGCTTGAGAATGCTAAAGAAGTGATGCCAGAATTTCCAGCGGGTTTCTCTTTTAAAACCTTGTCGCCAAATCACAATTAGCAATGCTCTGATAACTACCCATTCTGGGGTTTTAGCTGGTGCTGTCCATTTGGGAGAACCCAACATCAGGAAACAACGATAGGTGCGATCTAAATATGCGACAGGATCATATAAAGCACAGAAAGCTTCGACATATTCCCTCGCAAGTTCTTCCAGGGGACGGGTGGGAATGAAGTTCATCAACGTGGTTTGGTTGATGTTCCCGTCTTTATTTTCCCTCAGTCTGCCTTCTTTTGTGAGACGATGCCACAGCGCGGTGTTGGGTAGTGCCTGTAACATGGCAAAGGTGGTGGAAGGGATAGCGGCTAGTTCTGCGAATCTGACGATGCGATCGCCTGCACCAGCTTTTTCACCATCAAAACCAATAATAAACCCAGCCATTGGCCGCAGTCCAGTTCTAATGATTGTTTCTACAGACTCAGTTAAAGAACTGCGAGTATTTTGGAATTTCTTCGTGAGTTGTAAGCTATCTTCATCAGGGGTTTCAATACCCAAAAATACAGCTTTAAATCCACAATCAACCATCAACTCCATCATTTCTTGGTCTTGTGCCAAGTCGATAGAAGCTTCTGTATCAAAATTGAAAGGATATTGATGTTCTGCCATCCAGACTTTTAACTCTTTTAGCAACAATTTGACATTGCGTTTGTTGCCAATAAAGTTATCATCTACCATAAACACACCACGTCGCCAACCCAACTCATAGAGATAATCTAATTCTGCTAAAAGTTGTGCAGGTGTCTTGGTACGGGGTTTGCGTCCATATAATACAATGATGTCGCAAAATTCGCACTGGAAGGGACAACCCCGCGAAAACTGCACAGACATCATATCATAGGCATTAAATTCTAATAAATCAAAGCGGGGAATAGGTGTACCAGTGACATCAGGTTTCTCTGTAGCGCGGAAAACGCCAGATTTTTCACCTTTCTGCACCGCTTCCACAAACATGGGTAAAGTCAGTTCCCCTTCATCGAGAATCAGGAAATCTGCTCCTGCTGCTTCGACTTCATGGGGTGTAGAGGTAGGATAGGGGCCACCTAGCGCCACAAGCTTACCACGCTGTTTTGCTTCTCGAATTTGATCCAGTAAATCTTGTTTTTGGACAATCATGGCAGAAAAAATGACAATATCTGCCCATGCCCATTCTTCTTCGGTTGCAGCGCGAATGTTCCGATCTACAAGTTTAAATTCCCACTCTTGGGGTAAAATCGCCGCTACTGTGACTAAACCCAAAGGTGGTAACAGTACCTTGCGATCCACTAACGCTAGAATTTTCTCATAAGACCAAAAGGTTTTGGGAAATATTGGATAAACTAGCAAAACACGCATAGTATCACCCCTCACGATTTATTTGTGATCTAACTGTAACTAAATTTAGGATTAATTGACTTTTTTCTCAATTTGCTTGCTGTGTGTGAGAATGGGGGAATTGTCAGAATCAGGATGTCCAGGATTTAAGGATGAACAGGATGAAAACTGGGAACAATTAAAAAATACAAATAGTTTTGAGCTTATTCTACTCATGCAGTCTGGTCAATTAGCATCTACTCTAAGCGTTACAATTTACAAAGCACCACAAAAAGGTAAAGGTCAAAAATTATTACAGGAAGGTTTTCAAGTCGCTGATTTTCCCTATAATCCTCCCTACCTTGATGGAAGTTGCTACTTTGCAGGATCTAATGACAGAAGCATTGCTGAGGAGTTCAATGAGAGCTATCAAGAGGGGATTCTTGAGGTATATATTGATCAGGCAAGCTACGAACAGTATTTCAAATCTCTTGAATATCGTTATGATGAAAAAGATGGTTATGAGCGAATAGAGGTGGTTGTTCCTCAACGTTTGTTTCCCATCCTTAACCAATTTCCACGAGTCCTGAAATCACGGTGAATATTATGGATATTACAAGTTGGGAAAATATTAAATCTAAGTATAAGCTAGGTCAGTTTGTTCTGGGAAAAGTAGAATTTCATACACCTTTTGGCGTTTTTGTCAATATTGATGAGTCTCTGGTTAAGGGGTTGATCAAAATCCCTGACTTTTTAGATGAAGGGGGGATGAGTCCAGAAATGTATCCAGAAATTGGTACAACTATAGGCGCGGTTGTGGTTGGATATAACGAGAGTAATTGCCGCGAGGTGTATTTAAGTGCAAAACCTAGTGTACTGCATAAAGCTCTTGTACCCCTGAATATTCCTGCTTTAGCTGGTTAGAACAAATTGACTTTTTTATCAATTTGTTTGCTGTATGTGAGAATAGACAAAGAATTTTTATAGTTCAGGAGTCCCACAGTGCTGGCTCAATTAGATCGCATTACTGTTAATCCTAATGTTTGCCTTGGACAACC includes:
- a CDS encoding DUF3326 domain-containing protein, with the translated sequence MVETVSQVITKDFEIECSPKQLTWSEIAHRIGELGLPGTPIRLILTAVRENKLVFESSFLETDRKPVWPSLLNIRPRQISSAKPFVAVSIIPTGVRAEIGGFAGDATPSVNLLAKACDYLVVNPNSVTASDLYYASDNVLYLEGNLICHLLLGHTTLIPETRTKIGVIIEKTQEKFLNNILNALNALRTVGGINIDPVVVTGGQVSTKCTYSPYGHASGEFEGIDELMKALDIVAQTDTNAVAFSTTLLVEDEVRQQYYNKESIPNPWGGAEAILTHMTTNFYPFTAAHSPLLLDEAHTMFGTLGDPRDGAELISSSFLCSTLKGLTRSPRLAKFDTSLPSGCQGISVENVSAVVMPESSVGNIPFFASLEQNIPVILVRDNYTQYEVTPSILGIDHEQRKIYYVNSYMEASGLLLALRHGIAPEATTRPMPPIEPIFL
- a CDS encoding aminotransferase class I/II-fold pyridoxal phosphate-dependent enzyme; its protein translation is MEPKASDMDGKLSTYQMITSHYPDIKVRLHTPAHQGVRGVSEYFDDRIYAYDLPFFNRDKFDNVENYISGLYKTKRTFFLTGGATQGILIACAILARRHQKIAIGLNSHLSIINGFILSGIEPFFIPSRSLMPTDAEVIQALETRAGEVTALFLTHPSYDGITTDLGKIAKYCRSQNIEFIIDEAHGTHFPFLEEEKLSALSQESDLVVHSLHKFVGSLVQTALLHLPETSTITEAEVLTALSLLETTSRSNLLLLSIEEAIRLAFGDERKSIFQKAARNCDNLRCLLDSWGNALTYDSQVSDPLKIFLYSDRTTGEEIGKLLFERSVDYEYLNQKGVLLIFSFQNTDDDFVYVAQVLADVYKTLAAKEERQFFDDRLLVRTPVMGCLPREAFLAQQRKTLYLEEAKGMVSCNSIKIIPPCVPVLIPGEKISDWHLKMLKPDTLVEVMI
- a CDS encoding S1 RNA-binding domain protein, coding for MDITSWENIKSKYKLGQFVLGKVEFHTPFGVFVNIDESLVKGLIKIPDFLDEGGMSPEMYPEIGTTIGAVVVGYNESNCREVYLSAKPSVLHKALVPLNIPALAG
- a CDS encoding B12-binding domain-containing radical SAM protein, with the protein product MRVLLVYPIFPKTFWSYEKILALVDRKVLLPPLGLVTVAAILPQEWEFKLVDRNIRAATEEEWAWADIVIFSAMIVQKQDLLDQIREAKQRGKLVALGGPYPTSTPHEVEAAGADFLILDEGELTLPMFVEAVQKGEKSGVFRATEKPDVTGTPIPRFDLLEFNAYDMMSVQFSRGCPFQCEFCDIIVLYGRKPRTKTPAQLLAELDYLYELGWRRGVFMVDDNFIGNKRNVKLLLKELKVWMAEHQYPFNFDTEASIDLAQDQEMMELMVDCGFKAVFLGIETPDEDSLQLTKKFQNTRSSLTESVETIIRTGLRPMAGFIIGFDGEKAGAGDRIVRFAELAAIPSTTFAMLQALPNTALWHRLTKEGRLRENKDGNINQTTLMNFIPTRPLEELAREYVEAFCALYDPVAYLDRTYRCFLMLGSPKWTAPAKTPEWVVIRALLIVIWRQGFKRETRWKFWHHFFSILKHNPKVIEQYVSTCAHIEHFMEYRQIVRDEIESQLAAYLAQGAEKPYVPVKAKAEAVVS
- a CDS encoding SET domain-containing protein-lysine N-methyltransferase; this encodes MLCIKTEVKKSNIPNAGKGLFSLDFAPKGSVIFLPITGSTIDRVILEEPYREELKKSDNFPLNAGMRWGGHYFLCCSQNPDKADYINHANNPNLLSCLGFFFALHDIHCGDELTLDYKYLELAEEASLQINEQEKIIGLSAKEALLQSAKELINLLNEVEDIHCFDLPGKPD